One genomic window of Streptomonospora nanhaiensis includes the following:
- a CDS encoding flavin-containing monooxygenase, with amino-acid sequence MRDDQETPTPPVHHRVAIIGTGFAGIGMAVRLKRAGLHDIVLLERAYEVGGTWRDNTYPGAACDVPSHLYSFSFAPNPDWSRSFSPQPEIWDYLRRVAKDHDVVRHVRFGCEVTDARWEPAANRWRVTTTGGVFTAQFLISGCGPLADPAVPDIPGLDSFAGTVFHSAAWNHDHDLTGRRVAVVGTGASAIQFVPEIQPVVGELKLFQRTPPWVLPRHDRDITRPETWVYRTIPLAQRAARLAIYWGRESYVLGFVHSPRLMKAVERLARFNLRRGVRDPRLRAKLLPDYTIGCKRMLLSNDYYPALDRPNVDVVTEGIAGFQADAVVTRDGVRHEVDTVIFGTGFHVTDSPIAQRLRDAEGVRLADRWGDDMTALRGTTVAGYPNLFMLAGPNTGLGHTSQVFMIEAQINYTMAALRHAARNRIDRIEARADAQAAYNEWVQRRMRGTVWVSGGCDSWYLNDKGRNTTLWPGFTWDYALRTRRFDPHNYHLRPEIPPAGLPGAARRTPSGAGAAQRPEGAPAGAPRRAQRNEAAR; translated from the coding sequence GTGCGCGACGACCAGGAGACCCCGACGCCCCCCGTCCACCACCGGGTCGCCATCATCGGCACCGGGTTCGCCGGAATCGGCATGGCGGTCCGCCTCAAGCGGGCCGGACTGCACGACATCGTGCTGCTGGAGCGCGCCTACGAGGTCGGCGGCACCTGGCGCGACAACACCTACCCCGGCGCCGCCTGCGACGTGCCCTCCCACCTCTACTCCTTCTCCTTCGCGCCCAACCCCGACTGGTCGCGCAGCTTCTCGCCGCAGCCCGAGATCTGGGACTACCTGCGCCGGGTCGCCAAGGACCACGACGTGGTGCGGCACGTGCGCTTCGGCTGCGAGGTCACCGACGCGCGCTGGGAGCCCGCAGCCAACCGGTGGCGCGTCACCACCACCGGCGGCGTGTTCACCGCGCAGTTCCTCATCAGCGGCTGCGGGCCGCTGGCCGACCCCGCCGTCCCCGACATCCCGGGGCTGGACTCCTTCGCGGGCACGGTGTTCCACTCGGCGGCCTGGAACCACGACCACGACCTCACCGGGCGGCGGGTGGCCGTGGTGGGCACGGGGGCCTCGGCCATCCAGTTCGTGCCCGAGATCCAGCCGGTGGTGGGCGAGCTGAAGCTGTTCCAGCGCACCCCGCCGTGGGTGCTGCCCCGCCACGACCGCGACATCACCCGGCCCGAGACCTGGGTCTACCGCACCATCCCCCTGGCCCAGCGCGCCGCCCGGCTGGCGATCTACTGGGGGCGGGAGAGCTACGTGCTCGGGTTCGTGCACAGCCCGCGCCTGATGAAGGCCGTGGAGCGGCTGGCGCGGTTCAACCTGCGGCGCGGCGTGCGCGACCCCCGCCTGCGCGCCAAGCTGCTGCCGGACTACACCATCGGCTGCAAGCGGATGCTGCTGTCCAACGACTACTATCCCGCGCTGGACCGGCCCAACGTCGACGTGGTCACCGAGGGCATCGCCGGGTTCCAGGCCGACGCGGTCGTCACCCGCGACGGGGTGCGGCACGAGGTGGACACCGTCATCTTCGGCACCGGGTTCCACGTGACCGACAGCCCCATCGCCCAGCGGCTGCGCGACGCCGAGGGGGTGCGGCTGGCCGACCGGTGGGGCGACGACATGACGGCGCTGCGCGGCACCACCGTCGCGGGCTACCCCAACCTGTTCATGCTGGCCGGCCCCAACACCGGGCTCGGCCACACCTCGCAGGTGTTCATGATCGAGGCGCAGATCAACTACACCATGGCCGCGCTGCGCCACGCCGCCCGCAACCGGATCGACCGCATCGAGGCGCGCGCCGACGCGCAGGCCGCCTACAACGAATGGGTGCAGCGCAGGATGCGCGGCACGGTGTGGGTCTCGGGGGGCTGCGACAGCTGGTACCTCAACGACAAGGGCCGCAACACCACCCTGTGGCCCGGGTTCACCTGGGACTACGCCCTGCGCACCCGGCGGTTCGACCCGCACAACTACCACCTGCGGCCCGAAATCCCCCCGGCCGGCCTGCCCGGCGCCGCCCGCCGGACGCCGTCGGGGGCCGGTGCGGCGCAGCGCCCCGAGGGCGCGCCCGCCGGAGCGCCCCGGCGGGCGCAGCGGAATGAGGCGGCGCGATGA
- a CDS encoding alpha/beta fold hydrolase: protein MIPLRQAADQTRTVRTPDGAELRVHLRGPVDAPVTVVLAHDWALASDTWRPTVARLVAGPRRPVRVVRFDQRGHGGSTLGTRPFSAAVLGEDLLRVLEDCAPHGPLVLGGHSMGGRAVMALAAARPGFVAGRVAGVLLAATAAGRLDPDDPGLPPHRRAAGVLRRALARGLARAPGAVDRLRALLPPHSGAYRAAVRRAAFGTRADPLAVRECAQLLHSTPTRVAVGFYEPLVRHDLSGRLGALRAVPVRILAGGRDRLVRLRHTRALARALPLAAVAVLPDCGHMLPLEAPEAVGAHLEALAALAGEAAEAA from the coding sequence GTGATCCCCCTGCGGCAGGCCGCCGACCAGACCCGCACCGTGCGCACCCCTGACGGCGCCGAACTCCGCGTCCACCTGCGCGGCCCGGTCGACGCCCCGGTGACCGTGGTGCTGGCCCACGACTGGGCCCTGGCCTCCGACACCTGGCGCCCGACCGTGGCGCGCCTGGTGGCCGGCCCCCGCCGCCCGGTGCGGGTGGTCCGGTTCGACCAGCGCGGCCACGGCGGGTCCACGCTGGGCACCCGCCCCTTCAGCGCGGCGGTGCTGGGCGAGGACCTGCTGCGCGTGCTGGAGGACTGCGCGCCGCACGGACCCCTCGTGCTGGGCGGGCACTCCATGGGCGGCCGGGCGGTCATGGCGCTGGCCGCCGCCCGCCCGGGGTTCGTGGCGGGGCGCGTGGCGGGGGTGCTGCTGGCGGCCACCGCCGCCGGGCGGCTCGACCCGGACGACCCCGGGCTGCCGCCGCACCGGCGCGCGGCCGGCGTGCTGCGGCGGGCCCTGGCGCGCGGGCTGGCGCGGGCCCCGGGCGCGGTGGACCGGCTGCGCGCGCTGCTGCCGCCCCACTCGGGCGCCTACCGCGCGGCGGTGCGGAGGGCCGCGTTCGGGACGCGGGCCGATCCGCTGGCGGTGCGCGAGTGCGCCCAGCTCCTACACAGCACGCCCACGCGCGTGGCGGTGGGGTTCTACGAGCCGCTGGTGCGCCACGACCTGTCGGGGCGGCTGGGCGCGCTGCGCGCCGTGCCGGTGCGGATCCTGGCGGGCGGGCGCGACCGCCTGGTGCGGCTGCGCCACACCCGCGCGCTGGCGCGGGCGCTGCCCCTGGCCGCGGTGGCGGTGCTGCCCGACTGCGGGCACATGCTGCCGCTGGAGGCGCCCGAGGCGGTGGGCGCCCACCTGGAGGCGCTGGCGGCCCTGGCCGGCGAGGCCGCCGAGGCCGCCTGA
- a CDS encoding DUF4873 domain-containing protein: MSGMGDDEEEYHGPADLDFGESTAAVEAHVAGHFDPLMGAYRWVGRVAASPRVAEAVAAGRTSVLLRTPGGHEGRGTLSGPDVWGGYRVEGTGAPPFAVPEVDPARD, from the coding sequence ATGAGCGGCATGGGCGACGACGAGGAGGAGTACCACGGCCCCGCCGACCTGGACTTCGGCGAGTCGACCGCGGCGGTGGAGGCGCACGTGGCCGGGCACTTCGACCCGCTCATGGGCGCCTACCGCTGGGTGGGCCGGGTGGCCGCCTCGCCGCGGGTGGCCGAGGCCGTCGCGGCCGGCCGCACGTCGGTGCTGCTGCGCACGCCCGGCGGCCACGAGGGCCGGGGCACGCTGTCGGGCCCCGACGTGTGGGGCGGCTACCGGGTGGAGGGCACCGGCGCCCCGCCCTTCGCCGTGCCGGAGGTGGACCCGGCCCGGGACTGA
- a CDS encoding DUF6114 domain-containing protein: protein MAGNGSHGTDRPFGARAARGVRGTPRRASARRSAFRRWRGSRPFWGGLLTVLAGAVVIAAPALNPLELIVQQGIAGISGYFAGVLLMAIGVLVWLQPPQRFFYGIVAILLALVSFVTSNFGGFVFGMLFGLVGGALTIAWVPDRPARRKAARRAAAREEPEVGTERATGEAPGPADEEAPGAAPEAPRKAEADARGEEPPPTRFEPRGESPTTRIDTRGAAPVEPRAAEPPGSLHALSAAVLALALAVPGPAAITWPWDDWFGGGGGETSEPSPSPSPSESGAAPSDPPGGGDEGGAGGGAEEGSGDGGTAEDGADGADADEDAQREEERDRPEPAAECTVQEGAAAMPEEEYRALLEACRRAQESGEPPEVQVSRGDEAPWPAHTAESGLSADRLHMEGASFDGVVEYPSRNGTVRYLKLSMDVAEFTGARQWFAFDGGDGALEIPEMTMSGEVVMHVTRMKASILGIPLTFTPDFPPPLLLPTMTVTDLEVDQPLAQAQEISIGDLSETIEA from the coding sequence ATGGCAGGCAACGGCTCGCACGGTACGGACCGCCCCTTCGGCGCCCGCGCGGCGCGCGGCGTGCGCGGCACACCCCGCCGCGCGTCCGCACGGAGGTCGGCGTTCCGGCGGTGGCGGGGCAGCCGGCCCTTCTGGGGCGGCCTGCTGACCGTCCTGGCCGGGGCGGTGGTCATCGCCGCCCCCGCCCTCAACCCGCTGGAGCTGATCGTCCAGCAGGGCATCGCCGGGATCTCGGGCTACTTCGCCGGGGTGCTGCTGATGGCCATCGGCGTCCTGGTGTGGCTCCAGCCGCCGCAGCGGTTCTTCTACGGCATCGTGGCGATCCTGCTCGCGCTGGTGTCCTTCGTGACCTCCAACTTCGGCGGGTTCGTCTTCGGCATGCTGTTCGGCCTGGTCGGCGGCGCACTGACCATCGCCTGGGTGCCCGACCGCCCCGCGCGCCGGAAGGCCGCCCGGCGGGCGGCCGCGCGGGAGGAGCCGGAGGTAGGGACCGAGCGGGCGACCGGCGAGGCGCCGGGGCCGGCCGACGAGGAGGCCCCAGGAGCGGCGCCGGAGGCGCCGAGGAAAGCGGAGGCCGACGCACGCGGGGAGGAGCCGCCCCCCACGCGCTTCGAGCCTCGTGGGGAGTCGCCCACCACGCGCATCGACACTCGGGGGGCGGCGCCCGTCGAGCCCCGTGCTGCCGAACCGCCCGGCAGTCTGCACGCGCTGTCGGCGGCGGTCCTGGCCCTCGCGCTGGCCGTGCCGGGACCGGCCGCGATCACCTGGCCCTGGGACGACTGGTTCGGCGGAGGCGGCGGCGAGACCTCCGAACCGTCCCCCTCGCCCTCGCCCAGCGAGTCCGGCGCCGCCCCGTCGGACCCGCCCGGCGGCGGCGATGAAGGCGGCGCGGGCGGCGGAGCCGAGGAGGGCTCCGGCGATGGCGGCACGGCCGAGGACGGCGCGGACGGCGCGGACGCCGACGAGGACGCGCAGCGGGAGGAGGAGCGCGACCGGCCCGAGCCCGCCGCCGAGTGCACCGTCCAGGAGGGCGCGGCGGCGATGCCCGAGGAGGAGTACCGCGCGCTGCTGGAGGCGTGCCGCCGGGCCCAGGAGTCCGGCGAGCCGCCGGAGGTCCAGGTCAGCAGGGGTGATGAGGCGCCGTGGCCGGCGCACACCGCCGAGTCGGGGCTGAGCGCCGACCGCCTCCACATGGAGGGCGCGTCCTTCGACGGGGTCGTGGAGTACCCCTCCCGCAACGGGACCGTGCGCTACCTCAAGCTGTCGATGGACGTCGCGGAGTTCACCGGCGCCCGGCAGTGGTTCGCGTTCGACGGCGGCGACGGGGCGCTGGAGATCCCCGAGATGACGATGTCAGGCGAGGTCGTCATGCACGTCACCCGCATGAAGGCCAGCATCCTCGGCATCCCTCTGACCTTCACCCCCGACTTCCCCCCGCCCCTGCTCCTGCCCACCATGACCGTCACCGACCTGGAGGTCGACCAGCCCTTGGCCCAGGCCCAGGAAATCTCGATCGGCGACCTGTCGGAAACCATCGAGGCATAG
- a CDS encoding DUF6230 family protein translates to MAEEEETPAEAAPVSGGTRWRRFGLALIPALGAAGVLVAMTAQGTIAASFAVSGQSFKVSADQLRGTGFTQYGDIATSGDGSEHPVGVSVIDEVELDNLCQSVLMDTPVGEVTLLVNAGQGDEPASARNMVIDVQQLSGDAEFTNFEIGRDASTLENASGEVGEVGGFGQQADTITIDGLRQTAWSVNAGTFSLTGLRLSVEPGDHECY, encoded by the coding sequence ATGGCAGAGGAAGAGGAGACCCCGGCCGAGGCCGCCCCCGTGTCGGGCGGTACCCGCTGGCGGCGGTTCGGTCTGGCCCTCATCCCGGCCCTCGGCGCGGCGGGCGTCCTCGTCGCCATGACGGCCCAGGGGACCATCGCGGCGTCGTTCGCGGTGTCGGGGCAGAGCTTCAAGGTGTCGGCCGACCAGCTGCGCGGCACCGGGTTCACCCAGTACGGCGACATCGCCACCTCGGGCGACGGCTCCGAGCACCCGGTGGGGGTGTCGGTGATCGACGAGGTCGAGCTGGACAACCTGTGCCAGTCGGTGCTGATGGACACCCCGGTCGGCGAGGTCACCCTGCTGGTCAACGCCGGGCAGGGCGACGAGCCCGCGAGCGCGCGCAACATGGTGATCGACGTCCAGCAGCTCTCCGGCGACGCCGAGTTCACCAACTTCGAGATCGGGCGCGACGCCTCGACCCTGGAGAACGCCAGCGGCGAGGTCGGCGAGGTCGGCGGCTTCGGCCAGCAGGCCGACACCATCACCATCGACGGGCTGCGCCAGACGGCGTGGTCGGTCAACGCCGGGACGTTCAGTCTCACCGGGCTGCGCCTGAGCGTGGAGCCCGGCGACCACGAGTGCTACTGA
- a CDS encoding AurF N-oxygenase family protein has protein sequence MTPKTQTRTTDREDIAKRLLRSSAKASYDPLVEIDWDAPIDRDRYAIRPERLSLYGTELWETLTEDQRRELSRQEIASVASIGIWFETILMQMLVRHAYDRDPTTSHVQYAYTEIADECRHSVMFARMLGKLDAPFYRLDPVAQFLGRVFKTLSNGPLTFSGALFVEEILDQLQREIMVDEELEPLTRAVSRIHVVEEARHMRYAREEFARDWHNRHPLIQHYSRFVLGLVVYYATTRLINPRVYARVGLDPRTARKAARRNPYWTDTKTWAARKVVATLDAAGAISGPGRYFWRKAGLLGRPGAPAAPTAGPGTQRA, from the coding sequence GTGACCCCCAAGACGCAGACCCGCACCACCGACCGCGAGGACATCGCCAAGCGCCTGCTGCGCTCCTCGGCCAAGGCGTCCTACGACCCCCTGGTGGAGATCGACTGGGACGCCCCCATCGACCGCGACCGCTACGCGATCCGCCCCGAGCGGCTGAGCCTGTACGGCACCGAGCTGTGGGAGACGCTCACCGAGGACCAGCGCAGGGAGCTGAGCCGCCAGGAGATCGCCAGCGTCGCCAGCATCGGCATCTGGTTCGAGACGATCCTGATGCAGATGCTCGTGCGGCACGCCTACGACCGCGACCCCACCACCAGCCACGTCCAGTACGCCTACACCGAGATCGCCGACGAGTGCCGCCACTCCGTCATGTTCGCCCGGATGCTCGGCAAACTGGACGCCCCCTTCTACCGCCTCGACCCCGTGGCGCAGTTCCTCGGCCGGGTCTTCAAGACCCTCTCCAACGGCCCGCTCACCTTCAGCGGGGCGCTTTTCGTGGAGGAGATCCTCGACCAGCTCCAGCGCGAGATCATGGTCGACGAGGAGCTGGAGCCGCTCACCCGGGCGGTCTCCCGCATCCACGTCGTGGAGGAGGCCCGCCACATGCGCTACGCCCGCGAGGAGTTCGCCCGCGACTGGCACAACCGCCACCCCCTCATCCAGCACTACAGCCGGTTCGTGCTGGGCCTGGTCGTCTACTACGCCACCACGCGGCTGATCAACCCCCGGGTCTACGCCCGCGTCGGCCTGGACCCCCGGACCGCCCGCAAGGCGGCCCGGCGCAACCCGTACTGGACCGACACCAAGACCTGGGCCGCCCGCAAGGTCGTGGCCACCCTCGACGCGGCCGGCGCGATCTCCGGGCCGGGCCGCTACTTCTGGCGCAAGGCCGGGCTGCTGGGCCGCCCCGGCGCACCCGCCGCACCGACCGCCGGCCCGGGGACTCAACGCGCCTGA
- a CDS encoding GMC oxidoreductase yields MVIGSGFGGAVSALRLTEKGYRVGVLEAGRRFTPETLPTTSWDLRNFLWAPALGMFGLQRIHLLRDVMILAGAGVGGGSLNYANTLYTPLEDFYNDPQWRDITDWRSELAPYYDQAQRMLGARTNPTMTAADVHLKKVAEDMGVGDTFRLAPVGVYFGDGRDADGSCRAEPGESAGDPYFGGAGPARRACVECGNCMTGCRHGAKNALTENYLYFAERGGAVIHPMTTVERLRELPPGRGPGFAVDTLATGAPRTRANARTFTARQVVVAAGTYGTQTLLHRMRDSGLLPRISPRLGSLTRTNSESLAGAMTRHIDPPEDFSRGVAITSSMHPDPHTHVEPVRYGKGSNAMGLLATIQVPGGGRIPRWLRFLLLAARHPYVFTRSMSVRRFSERTIIGLVMQSLDNSLTTYTRRGLLGRRVLTSRQGHGEPNPSWIPQGQEVMTRLAAEIDGFPGGTVGDVFNVPLTAHFLGGCPIGASPQTGVIDPYHRLYGHPGVHVVDGSAVSANLGVNPSLTITAQAERAMSFWPNKGEPDPRPAPGSAYERVRPVFPRSPAVPAGAPAELRFTRPLPVTAVRQEPDTPSAAGAPG; encoded by the coding sequence GTGGTCATCGGCTCGGGCTTCGGCGGCGCGGTCAGCGCGCTGCGCCTGACCGAGAAGGGCTACCGCGTCGGCGTGCTGGAGGCCGGCCGCCGCTTCACGCCCGAAACCCTCCCCACCACCTCCTGGGACCTGCGCAACTTCCTGTGGGCGCCCGCGCTGGGCATGTTCGGCCTCCAGCGCATCCACCTGCTGCGGGACGTGATGATCCTGGCCGGGGCCGGCGTGGGCGGCGGCTCGCTCAACTACGCCAACACGCTCTACACCCCGCTGGAGGACTTCTACAACGACCCCCAGTGGCGCGACATCACCGACTGGCGCAGCGAACTCGCCCCCTACTACGACCAGGCCCAGCGCATGCTCGGCGCCCGCACCAACCCCACCATGACCGCCGCCGACGTGCACCTGAAGAAGGTCGCCGAGGACATGGGCGTGGGCGACACCTTCCGCCTGGCGCCCGTGGGCGTGTACTTCGGCGACGGCCGCGACGCCGACGGCTCCTGCCGCGCCGAGCCCGGCGAGTCGGCCGGCGACCCCTACTTCGGCGGCGCCGGCCCCGCCCGCCGCGCCTGCGTGGAGTGCGGCAACTGCATGACCGGCTGCCGCCACGGCGCCAAGAACGCGCTGACCGAGAACTACCTGTACTTCGCCGAGCGCGGCGGCGCGGTCATCCACCCCATGACCACGGTGGAGCGCCTGCGCGAGCTGCCGCCCGGGCGCGGCCCCGGCTTCGCGGTCGACACCCTGGCCACCGGCGCCCCGCGCACCCGCGCCAACGCCCGCACCTTCACCGCCCGCCAGGTGGTGGTGGCCGCCGGCACCTACGGCACGCAGACCCTGCTGCACCGCATGCGCGACTCCGGCCTGCTGCCCCGCATCTCCCCGCGCCTGGGCTCGCTCACCCGCACCAACTCCGAGTCGCTGGCCGGCGCCATGACCCGGCACATCGACCCGCCCGAGGACTTCTCCCGGGGCGTGGCGATCACCTCGTCCATGCACCCCGACCCCCACACCCACGTCGAGCCGGTGCGCTACGGCAAGGGCTCCAACGCCATGGGCCTGCTGGCCACCATCCAGGTGCCCGGCGGCGGGCGGATCCCGCGCTGGCTGCGGTTCCTCCTGCTGGCCGCGCGCCACCCCTACGTCTTCACCCGCAGCATGTCGGTGCGCCGGTTCTCCGAGCGCACCATCATCGGCCTGGTCATGCAGTCGCTGGACAACTCGCTGACCACCTACACCCGCCGGGGCCTGCTGGGCCGGCGCGTGCTGACCTCCCGGCAGGGCCACGGCGAGCCCAACCCGAGCTGGATCCCGCAGGGCCAGGAGGTCATGACCCGGCTGGCCGCCGAGATCGACGGCTTCCCCGGCGGCACGGTCGGCGACGTCTTCAACGTCCCGCTCACCGCGCACTTCCTGGGCGGCTGCCCGATCGGCGCCTCACCCCAGACCGGCGTGATCGACCCCTACCACCGGCTCTACGGCCACCCCGGGGTGCACGTGGTCGACGGCTCGGCCGTCAGCGCCAACCTCGGCGTCAACCCGTCGCTGACCATCACCGCACAGGCCGAGCGGGCGATGTCGTTCTGGCCCAACAAGGGCGAGCCCGACCCCCGCCCGGCGCCCGGCTCGGCCTACGAGCGCGTGCGGCCGGTGTTCCCCCGCTCCCCCGCCGTGCCGGCCGGCGCCCCCGCCGAACTGCGCTTCACCCGCCCCCTGCCGGTGACCGCGGTCCGCCAGGAGCCCGACACCCCCAGCGCGGCCGGCGCCCCGGGCTGA
- a CDS encoding helix-turn-helix domain-containing protein translates to MNNGLPDPGEAGLSFGQRLKFTRTRRGMTREVLAGLVGKSASWVKAVENGRLGTPKLSVLLRLAEVLRVRDLAELTGDQRMPVDLFTGPGHARLAAVRAAVNSVPLADPRTAPPPAHIRARLDSAWRARHAAPNHREVIGALLPDLIADAQAAARQEQSREQWRSAQALLAEVYALAQFFLAYQPAQDLLWRVAERGMVAAQDSGDPHAIGVAAWLMAQAHRDSGDWDAADQVTARTADELARRLPDADHDVLAVWGALTFEAGYTAARRGEAGTAWGRWDTAAAVAGRLPADYYHPVTSFSRVIMGAHAVTVAVELRAGGESVRQATRAAGDAIPSRPRRARHAIEQARAFHLDNQPETAMSVLQSAHDAAPETIRYNGYARRIILEELDAASPQRRNRAAELAEKSGVLV, encoded by the coding sequence ATGAACAACGGTTTGCCCGACCCCGGTGAGGCGGGTTTGAGTTTCGGGCAGCGGCTCAAATTCACGCGGACTCGCCGGGGAATGACACGGGAAGTGCTGGCGGGACTCGTGGGGAAATCCGCTTCCTGGGTGAAAGCCGTCGAGAACGGGCGGTTGGGTACGCCGAAACTGTCTGTTCTGCTGCGGCTGGCCGAGGTTCTGCGGGTGCGGGACCTCGCGGAGCTGACCGGGGACCAGCGGATGCCGGTGGACCTGTTCACCGGGCCGGGGCACGCGCGGCTGGCGGCGGTGCGCGCGGCCGTCAACTCCGTTCCTCTGGCTGATCCGCGCACCGCTCCGCCGCCAGCCCATATCCGGGCGCGGCTGGACAGCGCGTGGCGCGCCCGGCACGCGGCGCCGAACCACCGCGAGGTGATCGGCGCGCTGCTCCCGGACCTCATCGCCGACGCCCAGGCGGCGGCGCGGCAGGAGCAGAGCCGGGAGCAATGGAGGTCGGCGCAGGCGCTCCTCGCCGAGGTCTACGCGCTCGCCCAGTTCTTTCTCGCCTACCAGCCCGCCCAGGACCTGCTGTGGCGGGTCGCCGAGCGCGGCATGGTCGCCGCGCAGGACTCGGGCGACCCGCACGCGATCGGGGTGGCGGCCTGGCTGATGGCCCAGGCGCACCGCGACTCCGGCGACTGGGACGCCGCCGATCAGGTCACGGCGCGCACAGCCGATGAGCTGGCCCGGCGGCTGCCCGACGCCGACCACGACGTCCTGGCCGTATGGGGCGCTCTCACCTTCGAGGCCGGGTACACGGCCGCACGGCGGGGCGAGGCCGGCACGGCGTGGGGCCGCTGGGACACCGCCGCCGCCGTGGCCGGGCGCCTGCCCGCCGACTACTACCACCCGGTGACCTCGTTCTCGCGGGTGATCATGGGAGCCCACGCCGTCACGGTCGCCGTGGAGTTGCGTGCCGGAGGAGAGTCCGTCCGCCAGGCCACCCGGGCCGCAGGCGACGCCATCCCCTCACGCCCGCGCCGCGCCCGGCACGCCATCGAACAGGCGCGCGCGTTCCACCTCGACAACCAGCCCGAAACCGCCATGTCGGTCCTCCAATCCGCCCACGACGCGGCCCCGGAGACCATTCGCTACAACGGCTACGCCCGCCGCATCATCCTCGAAGAACTCGACGCCGCATCTCCCCAGCGCCGCAACCGCGCCGCCGAACTCGCCGAAAAGTCCGGCGTGCTTGTCTAG
- a CDS encoding MerR family transcriptional regulator — protein MAEYRIDELARLAETTVRNVRVYQDRGLLSPPRREGRVGIYTEAHLARLRLIGQLLKRGYTFANISELVSVWERGGDLNDILGFEAAIGDPWTDEIPGYVTMAELRRMFPGQVTAPNLTRTLRLGLLEREGLRFRVPSPRLLNAGAELVAAGMRLSTVLDISERLKQRVDTLAEELVRTVADHILAQHAPEGILKGEEIAETASLVRRLRPLAQTAVDAMLAGSMSRHLHEVLGEHFAEVLEHINEHRHAVDQPAGQGAPSTG, from the coding sequence ATGGCCGAATACCGCATTGACGAGCTGGCGCGGCTGGCGGAGACCACCGTCCGCAACGTCCGCGTCTACCAGGACCGGGGACTGCTCTCCCCGCCGCGCCGCGAGGGCCGCGTCGGCATCTACACCGAGGCGCACCTGGCGCGCCTGCGGCTCATCGGCCAGCTGCTCAAGCGCGGCTACACCTTCGCCAACATCAGCGAGCTGGTCAGCGTGTGGGAGCGCGGCGGCGACCTCAACGACATCCTCGGCTTCGAGGCCGCCATCGGCGACCCCTGGACCGACGAGATCCCCGGCTACGTCACCATGGCCGAGCTGCGCCGGATGTTCCCCGGCCAGGTCACCGCGCCCAACCTCACCCGCACCCTGCGCCTGGGCCTGCTCGAACGCGAGGGCCTGCGCTTCCGGGTGCCCAGCCCCCGCCTGCTCAACGCCGGCGCCGAACTCGTGGCCGCCGGCATGCGGCTGAGCACCGTGCTGGACATCTCCGAGCGGCTCAAGCAGCGCGTCGACACCCTCGCCGAGGAACTGGTGCGCACCGTCGCCGACCACATCCTCGCCCAGCACGCCCCCGAGGGCATCCTCAAGGGCGAGGAGATCGCCGAGACCGCCTCGCTGGTGCGCCGCCTGCGGCCGCTCGCCCAGACCGCCGTCGACGCCATGCTCGCCGGGTCCATGTCCCGCCACCTGCACGAGGTCCTGGGCGAGCACTTCGCCGAGGTGCTGGAGCACATCAACGAGCACAGGCACGCCGTCGACCAGCCCGCCGGGCAGGGGGCGCCCTCCACCGGCTGA